A genomic window from Cricetulus griseus strain 17A/GY chromosome 4, alternate assembly CriGri-PICRH-1.0, whole genome shotgun sequence includes:
- the Csrnp1 gene encoding cysteine/serine-rich nuclear protein 1 isoform X1, translating to MGPMSKPVPAPRGPGQPGPGVGTQGCQWARWQACVVEECCSRRQTVQTAAAEGPARASAQRQTCHLSSAPRAPFRPTMAGLLKRKFDQLEEGFFSSSSSSSSSSGSLSLSSSPGSSVFPAWNSDEEGPVSQAPQPDQDFCSLQSFTPPSILKRAPRERPGHVTFDSVTVYYFPRCQGFTSVPSRGGCTLGMAPCHSSCRLFSLAEFTQEQIRARREKLCQRLKEEKLEMLRWKLSEAGVPETGTGLPLTVDTIDDASVEDDLAVAIAGGRLEDGNFLQPHPPRQRRALLRASGVRRIDREEKRELQALRQSREDCGCHCDGVCDPVTCSCSLAGIKCQMDHTSFPCGCCSSGCENPNGRVEFNQARVQTHFIHTLTRLQMEQGTESLGGLESPVQDGPIEQTLVSPFPLATPPVSSELSDNSCSSDMTDSSTSSSSGNSEPPDRLTHPSPPAPSFQSGVDEDSLAQILNFSDSDLGVEEEEEEERGVGNLDNLSCFHLADIFGTGDPSSLTSWTQGQSCSSLSSGILDENANLDASCFLNGRLEGLRGGSLPGSSGSPGAEAVQSGSVDLSLSSCDSFEFLQALPDYSLGPHYTSCRVSGSLDSHEALHPLPSFSPPRDTSACFLESLVGLSEPVTDVLAPLLESQFEDAALAPLMEPMPV from the exons ATGGGGCCAATGTCAAAACCAGTGCCTGCTCCCAGAGGGCCTGGTCAGCCGGGCCCAGGAGTGGGGACCCAAGGCTGTCAGTGGGCAAGGTGGCAGGCCTGTGtggtggaggagtgctgctcgaGGAGGCAGACTGTGCAGACTGCAGCTGCAGAAGGCCCTGCACGTGCAAGCGCACAAAGACAGACCT GCCATCTGTCCTCAGCTCCTAGAGCCCCCTTCCGTCCTACCATGGCTGGGCTGCTGAAGAGGAAGTTTGACCAGCTGGAGGAGGGCTTCTTCagctcatcctcatcctcatcctcatcctctggcagtctctctctctcctcctcccccggGTCTTCTGTCTTCCCTGCCTGGAACTCGGATGAGGAGGGACCAGTTAGTCAGGCACCCCAGCCTGACCAGGACTTCTGCAGCCTCCAAAGTTTCACTC CCCCGTCCATCCTGAAGCGGGCTCCAAGGGAGCGTCCAGGTCACGTGACCTTTGACAGCGTCACTGTCTACTATTTCCCAAGGTGCCAGGGTTTCACCAGTGTGCCCAGCCGTGGTGGCTGCACCCTGGGCATGGCTCCCTGCCACAGCAGCTGCCGGCTTTTCTCCTTAGCTGAGTTTACACAGGAGCAGATCCGGGCTCGGCGGGAGAAGCTCTGTCAGCGCCtgaaggaggagaaactggagATGCTGAGGTGGAAG CTTTCCGAGGCTGGAGTTCCAGAGACAGGGACAGGCTTGCCCCTCACGGTGGACACCATCGATGATGCCTCCGTAGAGGACGACTTGGCAGTGGCTATAGCGGGTGGCCGCTTGGAGGATGGGAATTTCCTGCAGCCCCATCCGCCTCGGCAGCGTCGGGCCCTGCTTCGTGCTTCGGGTGTCCGGAGGATCGACCGGGAGGAGAAGCGAGAGCTGCAGGCGCTGCGCCAGTCTCGGGAGGACTGTGGCTGTCATTGTGATGGAGTCTGTGACCCCGTGACCTGCAGTTGCAGCCTGGCTGGTATCAAGTGCCAG ATGGATCACACGTCATTCCCTTGTGGCTGCTGCAGCTCGGGCTGTGAGAACCCCAATGGCCGTGTGGAATTCAACCAGGCAAGAGTTCAGACACACTTCATCCACACCCTCACCCGCCTGCAGATGGAGCAGGGCACCGAGAGCCTGGGGGGCCTGGAGTCTCCTGTCCAGGACGGTCCCATCGAACAAACCCTGGTTTCACCTTTTCCGCTGGCCACCCCCCCTGTGAGCAGTGAGCTGAGTGACAATAGCTGCAgcagtgatatgacagactcctcCACCTCCTCGTCCTCCGGCAACAGTGAGCCTCCAGACCGCCTTACCCACCCCAGCCCGCCAGCACCCAGCTTCCAGTCTGGCGTGGATGAAGACAGCCTGGCACAGATCCTGAATTTCAGCGACTCTGACCTCggtgtggaggaggaagaggaggaggaaaggggtgtGGGCAACTTGGATAACCTCAGCTGTTTCCATCTGGCTGACATCTTTGGTACCGGTGATCCCAGCAGCCTGACCAGCTGGACTCAAGGCCAATCTTGCTCTAGCCTCTCATCGGGCATCCTCGATGAGAATGCCAACCTGGACGCCAGCTGCTTCTTAAATGGCCGACTCGAAGGGCTGAGAGGAGGTAGCCTCCCTGGCAGTTCCGGGTCCCCTGGGGCAGAGGCCGTGCAGAGTGGCTCTGTGGACCTCAGCTTATCCTCCTGTGACTCCTTTGAGTTCCTCCAGGCTCTGCCGGATTACAGTCTGGGTCCTCACTATACTTCCTGCAGGGTGTCTGGCAGCCTGGACAGCCATGAGGCCCTCCACCCTTTGCCCAGCTTCTCTCCACCAAGGGATACCAGCGCTTGCTTCCTGGAGTCTCTCGTGGGCCTGTCAGAGCCAGTTACCGATGTCCTGGCACCCCTTCTGGAGAGCCAGTTTGAGGACGCTGCCTTGGCACCTTTGATGGAGCCCATGCCAGTGTAA
- the Csrnp1 gene encoding cysteine/serine-rich nuclear protein 1 isoform X3, which produces MAGLLKRKFDQLEEGFFSSSSSSSSSSGSLSLSSSPGSSVFPAWNSDEEGPVSQAPQPDQDFCSLQSFTPPSILKRAPRERPGHVTFDSVTVYYFPRCQGFTSVPSRGGCTLGMAPCHSSCRLFSLAEFTQEQIRARREKLCQRLKEEKLEMLRWKLSEAGVPETGTGLPLTVDTIDDASVEDDLAVAIAGGRLEDGNFLQPHPPRQRRALLRASGVRRIDREEKRELQALRQSREDCGCHCDGVCDPVTCSCSLAGIKCQMDHTSFPCGCCSSGCENPNGRVEFNQARVQTHFIHTLTRLQMEQGTESLGGLESPVQDGPIEQTLVSPFPLATPPVSSELSDNSCSSDMTDSSTSSSSGNSEPPDRLTHPSPPAPSFQSGVDEDSLAQILNFSDSDLGVEEEEEEERGVGNLDNLSCFHLADIFGTGDPSSLTSWTQGQSCSSLSSGILDENANLDASCFLNGRLEGLRGGSLPGSSGSPGAEAVQSGSVDLSLSSCDSFEFLQALPDYSLGPHYTSCRVSGSLDSHEALHPLPSFSPPRDTSACFLESLVGLSEPVTDVLAPLLESQFEDAALAPLMEPMPV; this is translated from the exons ATGGCTGGGCTGCTGAAGAGGAAGTTTGACCAGCTGGAGGAGGGCTTCTTCagctcatcctcatcctcatcctcatcctctggcagtctctctctctcctcctcccccggGTCTTCTGTCTTCCCTGCCTGGAACTCGGATGAGGAGGGACCAGTTAGTCAGGCACCCCAGCCTGACCAGGACTTCTGCAGCCTCCAAAGTTTCACTC CCCCGTCCATCCTGAAGCGGGCTCCAAGGGAGCGTCCAGGTCACGTGACCTTTGACAGCGTCACTGTCTACTATTTCCCAAGGTGCCAGGGTTTCACCAGTGTGCCCAGCCGTGGTGGCTGCACCCTGGGCATGGCTCCCTGCCACAGCAGCTGCCGGCTTTTCTCCTTAGCTGAGTTTACACAGGAGCAGATCCGGGCTCGGCGGGAGAAGCTCTGTCAGCGCCtgaaggaggagaaactggagATGCTGAGGTGGAAG CTTTCCGAGGCTGGAGTTCCAGAGACAGGGACAGGCTTGCCCCTCACGGTGGACACCATCGATGATGCCTCCGTAGAGGACGACTTGGCAGTGGCTATAGCGGGTGGCCGCTTGGAGGATGGGAATTTCCTGCAGCCCCATCCGCCTCGGCAGCGTCGGGCCCTGCTTCGTGCTTCGGGTGTCCGGAGGATCGACCGGGAGGAGAAGCGAGAGCTGCAGGCGCTGCGCCAGTCTCGGGAGGACTGTGGCTGTCATTGTGATGGAGTCTGTGACCCCGTGACCTGCAGTTGCAGCCTGGCTGGTATCAAGTGCCAG ATGGATCACACGTCATTCCCTTGTGGCTGCTGCAGCTCGGGCTGTGAGAACCCCAATGGCCGTGTGGAATTCAACCAGGCAAGAGTTCAGACACACTTCATCCACACCCTCACCCGCCTGCAGATGGAGCAGGGCACCGAGAGCCTGGGGGGCCTGGAGTCTCCTGTCCAGGACGGTCCCATCGAACAAACCCTGGTTTCACCTTTTCCGCTGGCCACCCCCCCTGTGAGCAGTGAGCTGAGTGACAATAGCTGCAgcagtgatatgacagactcctcCACCTCCTCGTCCTCCGGCAACAGTGAGCCTCCAGACCGCCTTACCCACCCCAGCCCGCCAGCACCCAGCTTCCAGTCTGGCGTGGATGAAGACAGCCTGGCACAGATCCTGAATTTCAGCGACTCTGACCTCggtgtggaggaggaagaggaggaggaaaggggtgtGGGCAACTTGGATAACCTCAGCTGTTTCCATCTGGCTGACATCTTTGGTACCGGTGATCCCAGCAGCCTGACCAGCTGGACTCAAGGCCAATCTTGCTCTAGCCTCTCATCGGGCATCCTCGATGAGAATGCCAACCTGGACGCCAGCTGCTTCTTAAATGGCCGACTCGAAGGGCTGAGAGGAGGTAGCCTCCCTGGCAGTTCCGGGTCCCCTGGGGCAGAGGCCGTGCAGAGTGGCTCTGTGGACCTCAGCTTATCCTCCTGTGACTCCTTTGAGTTCCTCCAGGCTCTGCCGGATTACAGTCTGGGTCCTCACTATACTTCCTGCAGGGTGTCTGGCAGCCTGGACAGCCATGAGGCCCTCCACCCTTTGCCCAGCTTCTCTCCACCAAGGGATACCAGCGCTTGCTTCCTGGAGTCTCTCGTGGGCCTGTCAGAGCCAGTTACCGATGTCCTGGCACCCCTTCTGGAGAGCCAGTTTGAGGACGCTGCCTTGGCACCTTTGATGGAGCCCATGCCAGTGTAA
- the Csrnp1 gene encoding cysteine/serine-rich nuclear protein 1 isoform X2, with product MSWEGHLSSAPRAPFRPTMAGLLKRKFDQLEEGFFSSSSSSSSSSGSLSLSSSPGSSVFPAWNSDEEGPVSQAPQPDQDFCSLQSFTPPSILKRAPRERPGHVTFDSVTVYYFPRCQGFTSVPSRGGCTLGMAPCHSSCRLFSLAEFTQEQIRARREKLCQRLKEEKLEMLRWKLSEAGVPETGTGLPLTVDTIDDASVEDDLAVAIAGGRLEDGNFLQPHPPRQRRALLRASGVRRIDREEKRELQALRQSREDCGCHCDGVCDPVTCSCSLAGIKCQMDHTSFPCGCCSSGCENPNGRVEFNQARVQTHFIHTLTRLQMEQGTESLGGLESPVQDGPIEQTLVSPFPLATPPVSSELSDNSCSSDMTDSSTSSSSGNSEPPDRLTHPSPPAPSFQSGVDEDSLAQILNFSDSDLGVEEEEEEERGVGNLDNLSCFHLADIFGTGDPSSLTSWTQGQSCSSLSSGILDENANLDASCFLNGRLEGLRGGSLPGSSGSPGAEAVQSGSVDLSLSSCDSFEFLQALPDYSLGPHYTSCRVSGSLDSHEALHPLPSFSPPRDTSACFLESLVGLSEPVTDVLAPLLESQFEDAALAPLMEPMPV from the exons ATGTCTTGGGAAG GCCATCTGTCCTCAGCTCCTAGAGCCCCCTTCCGTCCTACCATGGCTGGGCTGCTGAAGAGGAAGTTTGACCAGCTGGAGGAGGGCTTCTTCagctcatcctcatcctcatcctcatcctctggcagtctctctctctcctcctcccccggGTCTTCTGTCTTCCCTGCCTGGAACTCGGATGAGGAGGGACCAGTTAGTCAGGCACCCCAGCCTGACCAGGACTTCTGCAGCCTCCAAAGTTTCACTC CCCCGTCCATCCTGAAGCGGGCTCCAAGGGAGCGTCCAGGTCACGTGACCTTTGACAGCGTCACTGTCTACTATTTCCCAAGGTGCCAGGGTTTCACCAGTGTGCCCAGCCGTGGTGGCTGCACCCTGGGCATGGCTCCCTGCCACAGCAGCTGCCGGCTTTTCTCCTTAGCTGAGTTTACACAGGAGCAGATCCGGGCTCGGCGGGAGAAGCTCTGTCAGCGCCtgaaggaggagaaactggagATGCTGAGGTGGAAG CTTTCCGAGGCTGGAGTTCCAGAGACAGGGACAGGCTTGCCCCTCACGGTGGACACCATCGATGATGCCTCCGTAGAGGACGACTTGGCAGTGGCTATAGCGGGTGGCCGCTTGGAGGATGGGAATTTCCTGCAGCCCCATCCGCCTCGGCAGCGTCGGGCCCTGCTTCGTGCTTCGGGTGTCCGGAGGATCGACCGGGAGGAGAAGCGAGAGCTGCAGGCGCTGCGCCAGTCTCGGGAGGACTGTGGCTGTCATTGTGATGGAGTCTGTGACCCCGTGACCTGCAGTTGCAGCCTGGCTGGTATCAAGTGCCAG ATGGATCACACGTCATTCCCTTGTGGCTGCTGCAGCTCGGGCTGTGAGAACCCCAATGGCCGTGTGGAATTCAACCAGGCAAGAGTTCAGACACACTTCATCCACACCCTCACCCGCCTGCAGATGGAGCAGGGCACCGAGAGCCTGGGGGGCCTGGAGTCTCCTGTCCAGGACGGTCCCATCGAACAAACCCTGGTTTCACCTTTTCCGCTGGCCACCCCCCCTGTGAGCAGTGAGCTGAGTGACAATAGCTGCAgcagtgatatgacagactcctcCACCTCCTCGTCCTCCGGCAACAGTGAGCCTCCAGACCGCCTTACCCACCCCAGCCCGCCAGCACCCAGCTTCCAGTCTGGCGTGGATGAAGACAGCCTGGCACAGATCCTGAATTTCAGCGACTCTGACCTCggtgtggaggaggaagaggaggaggaaaggggtgtGGGCAACTTGGATAACCTCAGCTGTTTCCATCTGGCTGACATCTTTGGTACCGGTGATCCCAGCAGCCTGACCAGCTGGACTCAAGGCCAATCTTGCTCTAGCCTCTCATCGGGCATCCTCGATGAGAATGCCAACCTGGACGCCAGCTGCTTCTTAAATGGCCGACTCGAAGGGCTGAGAGGAGGTAGCCTCCCTGGCAGTTCCGGGTCCCCTGGGGCAGAGGCCGTGCAGAGTGGCTCTGTGGACCTCAGCTTATCCTCCTGTGACTCCTTTGAGTTCCTCCAGGCTCTGCCGGATTACAGTCTGGGTCCTCACTATACTTCCTGCAGGGTGTCTGGCAGCCTGGACAGCCATGAGGCCCTCCACCCTTTGCCCAGCTTCTCTCCACCAAGGGATACCAGCGCTTGCTTCCTGGAGTCTCTCGTGGGCCTGTCAGAGCCAGTTACCGATGTCCTGGCACCCCTTCTGGAGAGCCAGTTTGAGGACGCTGCCTTGGCACCTTTGATGGAGCCCATGCCAGTGTAA